Genomic DNA from Candidatus Brocadiaceae bacterium:
TCTACGGGAAATCGCCCGATTCTGCAAGGAGGGCGCGCCCCTTCCTTGCGTCCGGACGCACGGTGTGCTCTACTGGCCTGTTCAGCAGGCGGCATCCGCACCGCCGCAGACGCCACACGAAGGGAAGGCCCGCATGATCTACCGCAAGGACGAGTTTGTGCAGCAGGATCAGGACGATAAGGAATTCCCCATCAAGCAGGTCGATCGGCTCGAGCCGGTCCCCGAAGGTCCGCCGCGCTTCATCGGGCGCGCCGCGCTGAACATGAACACCCCGATGGGGATTCAGCAGATACCGGTCTCATTCGAAATCGAGGCGGAGACGATCCAGGACGCCTTCGCACGCTACACCGAACTCGCCCGCCCCAAGCTGGAGGAAGTGAAGCAGCACGTCCAGCAGCGGCTGCGGCAACTGCACGCCGCCGAGCAGGACCAGATCGTCCGACCGGGCGGCTCCGACGGCGACCGCATCATCCGGCTCGATGACCTGAAGGGCCGGCGCTGAACGACCCGGGCAGACGCCGCCCGCCGCCGTCCCGAAGCCATCCGGGCACACGCCGTCACCGCGACCGTCGCTCAAGCTGGCGGTCGCGGCGAGCGCGGCCGCGCGCCTGATGCGTCCCCAGCACCAGGCGTTTCATCAGCGAGTGCACAACGTCCGCTGCATTTCCCGTCCGGCGACAATGGGAATCCCCGTTCCGGCCCGGTGAACTCGCCGCGCACTGAAGCCATGTGCACCTGCCGGACGGCATCCGAAGTCCACAGGAAGAAGGGCAGCTTGATCTGTTCGGGATAGCGGTCCCGGATCCTGTTGCACACGGCGGCGGCCTGCCAGCCCATGAGTTTTCGGCGCGGGCGCTTGGGACCCCGCTTGTGGGCGGCCAGGGCAGCGTGGCCGCCCCGGCGATAGGCATTCATCCAGTTGCCGACGGCCTGGCGGGTGACGCCGAACGCCACGGCGGCGGCCGTCTGCCTCATGCCGGCCAGGACGGCGTCGACGGCGCGGCGGCGTTGTTCAGCGCGACGAACGCATCCACGGTCTCCTCCTCGCCCACGCCGGCTGTCTTCTTCGCTGCCCTCGCCGCTCGCGCCTTTGTGTTCCGCACCGACTCTGCGGCCTGTGCGTCCTATTGAGTGTGGAACAGCCGCCCGCCCGCCGGGGTGGGCGGGGCGCTTGTGCCACACAAAAGGACTTGTTCAACAGGCTGCTAGGAAGCGTAAGGCGTGCACCTGCGCCTTCAGGCTTCCGCCGTGGACTGGCCGCTGATCCTCGGTCAGTGGGCCGTTCTCTTCGAGACGCCTCTTCCTGTGCAAGGTAGAGGAAGGGCCTGGCAAAACCAGGCCCTTCGTGAGGACATAGAAACCGCAGCCAAGTTCAGGATCGACGGGTGCGATCTGGAGCGTCTTCTCCTCCAGCGCCGTCGGCTTCATCTCCAGCAGTGCGTTCACCTGCTCCCAGAGCCCCTTGATCTGGCTGCACGACGTCGCAACTGCTGTCGCCCCGTTCGGCGATCAGGTGGAACATGCCGGGCGTCTCTTTGAGGGCCTGGATGAGGAAGCCGGCCTCGGCGAAGGTGGTGACAATCTCGCCCAGCGTCCAGTGACGGCACCGGACCGAGGGGAGTTCGGCGCGGACGTCGTCGGACAGAAGGTGAGCGAGGGGGAGTTCGCATTCATGGATGGTGCCGTCGAAGTAGTCCTCTGACAGGACAGCCCTGCCGTACTCGGTCGGGGTACACTTGCGCATGGGGTGGTGCTCGCCGAGGATCAGGTGGCCGCCGGGGCGCAGCAGGTTGTGGCACAGATCGGCGAACGGGCGGAGGTCGAGGAAGTAG
This window encodes:
- a CDS encoding helix-turn-helix domain-containing protein, producing the protein MRQTAAAVAFGVTRQAVGNWMNAYRRGGHAALAAHKRGPKRPRRKLMGWQAAAVCNRIRDRYPEQIKLPFFLWTSDAVRQVHMASVRGEFTGPERGFPLSPDGKCSGRCALADETPGAGDASGARPRSPRPPA
- a CDS encoding methyltransferase domain-containing protein → MDQKSHSEVNRAAWSHPAYYDAWCKHYGAPRGVAAEIARDPWGQLRRYQPHLGQVDGKRVVNLLGSIGRKAVPLAMLGADVTVVDASPVNARYAEELADAAGVTITYVVSDVLQVEPRDLGEPFDILLTEGGVLHYFLDLRPFADLCHNLLRPGGHLILGEHHPMRKCTPTEYGRAVLSEDYFDGTIHECELPLAHLLSDDVRAELPSVRCRHWTLGEIVTTFAEAGFLIQALKETPGMFHLIAERGDSSCDVVQPDQGALGAGERTAGDEADGAGGEDAPDRTRRS